The following proteins are co-located in the Streptomyces sp. NBC_00435 genome:
- a CDS encoding amino acid permease, whose protein sequence is MLDHGQAPPLTSEPPRAAHPLLRRKPVEQLVAEGGQGEGGALKRSLTMWQLTMISIGATLGTGIFVVLGEATPIAGPAVFIAFIVAGLTALFSALSYAELAGSIPVSGSSYSYAYATMGELVAWVCGWCLVLEYGVSVAAVAVGWGQYLNELLDGTLGLTIPEGFSAPLGEGGYINMPALVVVLLCMVFLLRGAKESARINSIMVGIKIVTLVLFCVIGFMGIKAGNYTPLAPLGVTAISTAASMLFFSYIGFDAASTAGEEAKNPKKDLPRAIMLSLAIVTALYCLVALVAVGAMPWQEFEGSEAALAKIMENVTGHAFWSVVLAAGAIVAIASVVFAVLYGQTRILFAMSRDGLMPKAFAKVDPKTGTPRVNTIIVCLFCGLLAAFIPLGELANATSIGTLFAFGLVNIAVVILRYTRPEMNRTFKVMLFPVTPILGFLFCAYLMTQLPGITWLVFGGWMAVGLVIYFFYGIRRSSLATVAAVTAPVAEAAE, encoded by the coding sequence GTGCTCGATCACGGCCAGGCGCCGCCGCTCACCTCCGAGCCCCCCAGGGCTGCCCACCCCCTGCTGCGCCGCAAGCCGGTGGAACAGCTGGTGGCCGAGGGCGGCCAGGGCGAGGGCGGCGCGCTGAAGCGCTCGCTCACCATGTGGCAGCTGACCATGATCAGCATCGGCGCGACCCTGGGCACCGGCATCTTCGTCGTCCTCGGCGAGGCCACGCCGATCGCCGGTCCGGCCGTCTTCATCGCGTTCATCGTGGCGGGCCTGACCGCACTGTTCTCCGCGCTCTCCTACGCCGAGCTGGCCGGTTCCATACCGGTCTCGGGCTCCTCGTACTCCTACGCCTACGCCACCATGGGCGAGCTCGTCGCCTGGGTCTGCGGCTGGTGCCTGGTCCTGGAGTACGGAGTCTCGGTCGCGGCGGTCGCCGTCGGCTGGGGCCAGTACCTCAACGAGCTGCTCGACGGCACCCTCGGACTCACCATCCCCGAGGGCTTCTCCGCCCCGCTGGGCGAGGGCGGCTACATCAACATGCCCGCGCTCGTCGTGGTGCTGCTCTGCATGGTCTTCCTGCTCCGCGGGGCCAAGGAGAGCGCCCGGATCAACTCGATCATGGTCGGGATCAAGATCGTGACGCTGGTGCTGTTCTGCGTCATCGGCTTCATGGGCATCAAGGCCGGCAACTACACCCCGCTGGCCCCGCTCGGCGTCACCGCCATCAGCACGGCCGCCTCCATGCTCTTCTTCTCCTACATCGGCTTCGACGCCGCCTCCACCGCCGGTGAGGAGGCCAAGAACCCGAAGAAGGACCTGCCGCGCGCGATCATGCTCTCGCTGGCCATCGTCACCGCCCTGTACTGCCTCGTCGCCCTGGTCGCCGTCGGTGCCATGCCGTGGCAGGAGTTCGAGGGCAGCGAGGCCGCCCTGGCCAAGATCATGGAGAACGTCACCGGTCACGCCTTCTGGAGCGTCGTCCTCGCCGCCGGCGCGATCGTCGCGATCGCCAGCGTCGTCTTCGCCGTCCTCTACGGCCAGACCCGCATCCTCTTCGCCATGTCCCGGGACGGCCTGATGCCCAAGGCCTTCGCCAAGGTGGACCCGAAGACCGGCACGCCCCGCGTCAACACGATCATCGTCTGCCTCTTCTGCGGACTCCTGGCCGCCTTCATCCCGCTGGGCGAGCTCGCGAACGCCACCAGCATCGGCACGCTCTTCGCCTTCGGCCTGGTCAACATCGCCGTCGTGATCCTGCGCTACACCCGCCCGGAGATGAACCGCACCTTCAAGGTCATGCTCTTCCCGGTCACCCCGATCCTGGGCTTCCTCTTCTGCGCCTACCTGATGACGCAGCTGCCGGGAATCACCTGGTTGGTCTTCGGTGGCTGGATGGCCGTCGGGCTCGTGATCTACTTCTTCTACGGCATTCGCCGCTCCAGCCTGGCCACTGTGGCCGCCGTGACCGCACCGGTCGCGGAGGCCGCTGAATAG
- a CDS encoding LLM class flavin-dependent oxidoreductase, with amino-acid sequence MDLDVLYEIDVPRPWQGTHPHGQRAAEQRAYREAVEQIRLADRMGFRTVWAVEHHFREGRSHCPAPEVLLGHLAGLTERIRLGFGVTLTPFAFTPPQRIAEKVATVDVLSGGRVEWGTGRSTPMEQAAFGVDREKSRDDWREAIEIVTGMWREEYFAYESERFRFPRRMVTPKPVQDPHPPAWMAATSPGSAEVAGAHGLGLLSFSIMQPLEAMARQVAAYRAAAAVPSPLTDVTTDRVAAYTLVHATAPGTAPGARVWDSVAWWYSNLARFTLDWELPHLSPEEREVTFPLLTPILEGNVPVREFSDGDMILIGDAETIVAKAKRYADLGVDQLICYVQWGYLEHREILRTLEILGTEVIPELARYEPRKASA; translated from the coding sequence ATGGATCTGGACGTGCTCTACGAGATCGACGTGCCGAGGCCCTGGCAGGGAACCCACCCGCACGGCCAGCGGGCCGCCGAGCAGCGCGCCTACCGGGAGGCGGTGGAACAGATACGGCTCGCCGACCGGATGGGCTTCCGTACCGTCTGGGCGGTCGAGCACCACTTCCGCGAAGGCCGCTCGCACTGCCCGGCCCCCGAGGTGCTCCTCGGCCACCTGGCCGGGCTCACCGAGCGGATCCGCCTCGGCTTCGGCGTCACCCTGACCCCCTTCGCCTTCACCCCGCCCCAGCGCATCGCCGAGAAGGTCGCCACCGTCGACGTCCTCTCCGGCGGCCGCGTGGAATGGGGCACCGGACGGTCCACACCCATGGAGCAGGCGGCCTTCGGGGTGGACCGGGAGAAGTCCCGGGACGACTGGCGCGAGGCCATCGAAATCGTGACCGGAATGTGGCGCGAGGAGTACTTCGCCTACGAATCGGAGCGCTTCCGCTTCCCGCGCCGCATGGTCACCCCCAAGCCGGTGCAGGATCCGCACCCGCCCGCCTGGATGGCGGCCACCTCCCCCGGCTCGGCGGAGGTCGCGGGCGCGCACGGCCTCGGGCTGCTCTCCTTCTCGATCATGCAGCCGCTGGAGGCCATGGCCCGCCAGGTGGCCGCGTACCGGGCGGCGGCCGCCGTCCCGAGCCCGCTCACCGACGTCACGACCGACCGGGTCGCCGCCTACACCCTCGTCCACGCGACCGCGCCCGGCACCGCGCCGGGCGCCCGCGTGTGGGACTCCGTCGCCTGGTGGTACTCGAACCTCGCGCGGTTCACCCTGGACTGGGAGCTGCCGCACCTGAGCCCCGAGGAACGCGAGGTGACCTTCCCGCTGCTCACGCCGATCCTCGAAGGGAACGTACCGGTACGGGAGTTCAGCGACGGCGACATGATCCTCATCGGGGACGCGGAGACGATCGTCGCCAAGGCCAAACGGTACGCGGACCTCGGCGTCGACCAGCTCATCTGCTACGTCCAGTGGGGATACCTGGAACACCGGGAGATCCTGCGGACCCTGGAGATCCTGGGCACGGAGGTCATCCCGGAGCTGGCCCGCTACGAGCCGCGGAAGGCGTCCGCGTGA
- a CDS encoding SDR family NAD(P)-dependent oxidoreductase gives MDASPVPDYAALHRLEGRAFVLLGAGNGIGRQTAHALAAGGARVLCVDVDAERARAVAAETGGVPYTADVTRREDVRELFAGAPKLLGGRPVGGVVDIVGMARYAALPELDDAGWDWHFNLVLRHAWLAVQYGGEAVAAAGGGPLVFVASVSGLTAAPLHAAYGAAKAGLISLVRSAAVELGPRGVRVNAVAPGVVWTPRVAALLGPEGQRLNAENAPLGRVAQTSDIAAALYFLASPQSSYMTGQTLVVDGGVGVKFPYPTVGGER, from the coding sequence GTGGACGCCTCCCCCGTCCCCGACTACGCCGCCCTGCACCGCCTCGAAGGCCGCGCCTTCGTCCTGCTGGGCGCGGGCAACGGCATCGGCCGCCAGACCGCGCACGCGCTGGCCGCCGGGGGCGCGCGGGTGCTGTGCGTGGACGTGGACGCTGAGCGGGCCCGGGCGGTCGCGGCCGAGACCGGGGGCGTCCCGTACACCGCGGACGTCACGCGGCGCGAGGACGTACGGGAGCTCTTCGCCGGGGCTCCGAAGCTGCTCGGCGGCCGCCCGGTCGGTGGGGTCGTCGACATCGTCGGCATGGCCCGGTACGCCGCGCTCCCCGAGCTGGACGACGCCGGCTGGGACTGGCACTTCAACTTGGTGCTGCGGCACGCCTGGCTGGCCGTCCAGTACGGGGGCGAGGCCGTCGCAGCGGCCGGCGGCGGACCGCTGGTCTTCGTCGCCTCCGTCTCCGGGCTCACCGCCGCCCCGCTGCACGCCGCGTACGGGGCCGCGAAGGCCGGCCTGATCTCCCTGGTGCGCTCGGCGGCGGTCGAGCTGGGCCCGCGCGGGGTGCGCGTCAACGCGGTGGCTCCGGGGGTGGTGTGGACCCCGCGGGTCGCCGCCCTGCTGGGCCCCGAGGGGCAGCGGCTCAACGCGGAGAACGCCCCGCTGGGGCGCGTCGCGCAGACCTCGGACATCGCGGCCGCGCTGTACTTCCTGGCTTCGCCGCAGTCCTCGTACATGACGGGGCAGACGCTGGTGGTGGACGGCGGTGTCGGCGTGAAGTTCCCGTACCCGACGGTGGGAGGCGAGCGATGA
- a CDS encoding GDSL-type esterase/lipase family protein encodes MSGTGRPGPDADVDVEVGAGVGTGVDARVDTGGGVDARVEADARVDAGAGTAPDTGQWLDPGPFLRGVAWMDGGRPVRADPADTMRLPWDTGERATLPIGVRLEFTARGARAVEIRYRATVPVPTDALRDLAHGFALWDRHGVVSELYTEPAAEAVVRIELPGGPGPFTIHPPETQAPLILGVRGIGGPVAPAPPALRWVVHGDSITEGWWSTRPAHGWPAVTGRALGWDTVNLGYAGAARGELACAEQLASLPADAITLAFGTNCWSRVPFSAPLLYETTRAFLELVRQGHPRTPLLLLSPVLRPDAERTPNKLGATLGALRDAMERATRERIAAGDDRLALLPGRDLLGPEHLADGLHPNDAGHRTLGLAVATALKRAGFGAG; translated from the coding sequence ATGAGCGGCACAGGGAGACCCGGGCCCGACGCGGACGTGGACGTGGAGGTGGGTGCGGGCGTGGGTACGGGCGTGGACGCGCGGGTGGACACGGGTGGGGGCGTGGACGCGCGGGTGGAGGCGGACGCGCGGGTGGACGCCGGTGCGGGAACGGCCCCGGACACCGGGCAGTGGCTGGACCCCGGCCCCTTCCTGCGCGGCGTGGCCTGGATGGACGGGGGACGCCCGGTGCGGGCCGACCCGGCCGACACCATGCGGCTGCCCTGGGACACCGGTGAACGGGCCACCCTGCCCATAGGGGTGCGCCTGGAGTTCACCGCGCGGGGCGCCCGGGCTGTGGAGATCCGCTACCGGGCGACCGTGCCCGTCCCCACCGACGCCCTGCGCGACCTCGCGCACGGCTTCGCCCTGTGGGACCGGCACGGGGTGGTGAGCGAGCTGTACACCGAGCCGGCGGCGGAGGCCGTCGTACGCATCGAACTGCCCGGCGGCCCCGGCCCGTTCACCATCCATCCGCCCGAGACGCAGGCCCCGCTGATCCTCGGCGTGCGCGGGATCGGCGGCCCGGTCGCCCCCGCGCCGCCGGCCCTGCGCTGGGTGGTGCACGGCGACTCCATCACGGAGGGCTGGTGGTCCACCCGGCCCGCGCACGGCTGGCCCGCGGTCACCGGGCGGGCACTCGGCTGGGACACCGTCAACCTCGGCTACGCGGGCGCCGCACGCGGGGAACTGGCCTGCGCCGAGCAGCTCGCCTCGCTCCCCGCCGACGCCATCACCCTCGCCTTCGGCACCAACTGCTGGTCCCGTGTGCCCTTTTCCGCCCCGCTCCTGTACGAGACCACCCGCGCGTTCCTCGAACTGGTCCGCCAGGGACACCCCCGGACACCGCTGCTCCTCCTCTCCCCCGTGCTGCGGCCCGACGCGGAGCGCACCCCGAACAAGCTGGGCGCCACCCTGGGCGCCCTGCGCGACGCGATGGAGCGCGCGACCCGGGAGCGGATCGCCGCCGGGGACGACCGGCTGGCCCTGCTGCCGGGGCGGGACCTGCTGGGACCCGAGCACCTGGCGGACGGACTGCATCCCAACGACGCGGGACACCGCACGCTCGGCCTCGCTGTGGCCACGGCCCTGAAGCGGGCCGGGTTCGGCGCGGGGTGA
- a CDS encoding SCO0930 family lipoprotein: MGIKRGTTLAAVAVVVAFTATACGGDDTAADNTKPAGAVAPAQSPSSGDGYDSAYGSGADAAAAGAAESAGQLAIAQDEKLGSVLTDSAGFTLYRFDKDTAKPSKSNCDGDCAKTWPVVAAGDATAAAGMDPAVLGEVVRTDGSKQLTVAGWPVYRFSKDAKAGDTNGQGVGGTWFAAAPDGKKAAKAAAAPGGAGQTAGALTVAKDAKLGDHIVDGNGMTVYRFKPDTAWPMVSKCEGDCVAKWPVVPPVDKANAKGIIEKNYLVLDRPDGKKQQTVNCWPVYTFTGDKKAGDTNGQGVGGTWYAVAPDGKLITVQ, encoded by the coding sequence ATGGGCATCAAGCGCGGAACCACCCTGGCGGCCGTGGCGGTCGTCGTCGCATTCACCGCGACCGCGTGCGGCGGGGACGACACGGCGGCCGACAACACCAAGCCGGCCGGCGCGGTCGCCCCGGCCCAGTCCCCCTCCTCGGGCGACGGCTACGACTCGGCCTACGGCTCCGGGGCCGACGCGGCCGCGGCCGGTGCCGCCGAGTCCGCCGGGCAGCTCGCCATCGCGCAGGACGAGAAGCTCGGCTCCGTCCTCACCGACAGCGCGGGCTTCACCCTCTACCGCTTCGACAAGGACACCGCGAAGCCCTCGAAGTCGAACTGCGACGGGGACTGCGCGAAGACCTGGCCGGTGGTCGCGGCCGGTGACGCCACCGCCGCGGCGGGCATGGACCCGGCGGTGCTCGGCGAGGTGGTCCGCACCGACGGCAGCAAGCAACTGACGGTGGCGGGCTGGCCCGTGTACCGGTTCAGCAAGGACGCCAAGGCGGGCGACACCAACGGCCAGGGCGTCGGCGGCACCTGGTTCGCGGCCGCCCCGGACGGCAAGAAGGCCGCTAAGGCCGCCGCCGCGCCGGGCGGCGCGGGGCAGACCGCGGGCGCGTTGACCGTGGCCAAGGACGCCAAGCTCGGCGACCACATCGTCGACGGCAACGGAATGACCGTGTACCGGTTCAAGCCCGACACCGCATGGCCGATGGTCTCCAAGTGCGAGGGCGACTGCGTGGCCAAGTGGCCGGTCGTGCCCCCGGTGGACAAGGCCAACGCCAAGGGCATCATCGAGAAGAACTACCTGGTGCTCGACCGCCCCGACGGCAAGAAGCAGCAGACCGTGAACTGCTGGCCCGTCTACACCTTCACCGGTGACAAGAAGGCCGGCGACACCAACGGCCAGGGCGTCGGCGGCACCTGGTACGCGGTGGCTCCCGACGGCAAGCTCATCACCGTCCAGTAG
- a CDS encoding LytR/AlgR family response regulator transcription factor, translating into MLRVLAVDDEKPLLEELLYLLRSDPRVLSAEGASDATEALRRITLALESGPDGADGIDVVFLDIHMAGLTGLDIARLLAGFARPPLIVFVTAHEGFAVQAFDLKAVDYVLKPVRPERLAEAVRRACAQFGLAGERPAAALPGAVRTVAAAPEPAPVRAADPGAAVADRRPEPGPDRSPDRSLDRVPDRAPEQIAVELGGVTRFVPIADIAYVEAQGDYARLHTDEGSHLVRIPLATLEERWAARGFVRIHRRHLVALGRIDELRLDAGTTTVRVGSAELQVSRRHARELRDLLMRQAMG; encoded by the coding sequence ATGCTGCGCGTACTGGCCGTCGACGACGAGAAGCCCCTGCTCGAAGAACTCCTCTACCTGCTGCGCTCCGACCCCAGGGTGCTCAGCGCCGAGGGCGCCTCGGACGCCACCGAGGCGCTGCGCCGGATCACCCTCGCCCTGGAGAGCGGCCCGGACGGGGCCGACGGCATCGACGTGGTCTTCCTCGACATCCACATGGCCGGGCTGACCGGGCTCGACATCGCCCGGCTGCTGGCCGGATTCGCGCGGCCGCCGCTGATCGTGTTCGTCACCGCGCACGAGGGGTTCGCCGTACAGGCCTTCGACCTCAAGGCCGTGGACTACGTGCTCAAGCCCGTGCGGCCGGAGCGGCTGGCCGAGGCCGTTCGGCGGGCCTGCGCGCAGTTCGGCCTGGCCGGGGAGCGGCCCGCGGCGGCCCTTCCGGGAGCCGTGCGCACCGTAGCGGCGGCCCCGGAGCCCGCCCCGGTCCGCGCCGCGGACCCCGGGGCCGCCGTCGCGGACCGGAGGCCGGAGCCCGGACCGGATCGGTCTCCGGACCGGAGTTTGGACCGTGTCCCGGACCGCGCCCCGGAGCAGATCGCCGTCGAACTGGGCGGAGTCACCCGCTTCGTGCCGATCGCGGACATCGCGTACGTGGAGGCCCAGGGCGACTACGCCCGCCTGCACACGGACGAGGGCAGCCACCTGGTACGGATACCGCTGGCCACACTGGAGGAGCGGTGGGCGGCGCGCGGGTTCGTCCGCATCCACCGCCGGCACCTCGTGGCACTGGGGCGCATCGACGAACTGCGGCTGGACGCCGGCACCACCACGGTCCGCGTCGGATCGGCCGAACTCCAGGTGAGCCGGCGGCACGCGCGGGAGCTGAGGGACCTGCTGATGCGCCAGGCGATGGGCTGA
- a CDS encoding sodium/solute symporter, producing the protein MNQTYALTAVAVVVLVTVLVGALGLRISRTTSDFYVASRTVGPRLNAAAIGGEYLSAASFLGVAGLVLLQGPQMLWYPVGYTAGYLVLLVLVAAPLRRSGAYTLPDFAEARLESRVVRRIAVLFVLGVGWLYLLPQLQGAGLTLEILTGAPHWVGGVLVACVVTAAVAAGGMRSITFVQAFQYWLKLTALLVPVFFLLAAWVGDGAPRATFDAPAVFREHTAVTLAGDVRLSLDAPLTVRVTGQVDGRAHAGEPVTLGAGQHAVRARTRLEFAPDSPVPESRAVAGPGVSSWSQPLSGDRPELRLYATYGLILATFLGTMGLPHVAVRFYTSPNGRAARRTTLVVLGLVGVFYLLPPVYGALGRIYAPELALTGEADAAVLVLPARMVGGLLGELLGALLAGGAFAAFLSTASGLTMAVAGVLHQDVLPARGVRSFRVAVLVAILVPLAGNVAVTQVPVADAVGLAFAVSASSFCPLLVLGIWWRGLTPPGAVAGLVTGGGAALSAVLATRAGLAPAGWVNTLLAWPAVWSVPLGFLTMVAVSLATRGRIPVGTAATLARLHLPEDVAGVAPSGGGTSLGVPAGKDGPR; encoded by the coding sequence GTGAACCAGACGTACGCGCTGACCGCGGTCGCCGTCGTCGTCCTGGTCACGGTGCTGGTCGGCGCGCTGGGCCTGCGGATATCCCGGACCACCTCCGACTTCTACGTGGCTTCGCGCACGGTCGGCCCCCGCCTCAACGCGGCGGCCATCGGCGGCGAGTACCTCTCCGCGGCCTCCTTCCTCGGTGTCGCCGGGCTGGTGCTGCTCCAGGGTCCGCAGATGCTCTGGTACCCGGTGGGGTACACGGCCGGGTACCTGGTGCTGCTGGTGCTGGTCGCGGCCCCGCTGCGCCGCTCCGGCGCGTACACCCTGCCCGACTTCGCCGAGGCCCGGCTCGAATCGCGGGTGGTGCGCCGGATCGCGGTGCTGTTCGTGCTCGGCGTCGGCTGGCTGTACCTGCTGCCGCAGCTCCAGGGCGCGGGCCTGACGCTGGAGATCCTCACCGGGGCCCCGCACTGGGTGGGCGGGGTGCTGGTCGCCTGCGTGGTGACGGCGGCGGTGGCGGCCGGCGGGATGCGCAGCATCACCTTCGTCCAGGCCTTCCAGTACTGGCTGAAGCTCACCGCCCTGCTGGTGCCGGTGTTCTTCCTGCTGGCGGCCTGGGTGGGGGACGGCGCGCCGCGCGCCACCTTCGACGCCCCGGCGGTCTTCCGCGAGCACACCGCCGTCACGCTGGCCGGGGACGTACGGCTGTCCCTGGACGCGCCGCTGACGGTGAGGGTGACCGGGCAGGTGGACGGGCGCGCCCACGCGGGCGAGCCGGTGACGCTCGGCGCCGGGCAGCATGCCGTACGGGCCCGCACGCGGCTGGAGTTCGCCCCGGACTCCCCGGTGCCCGAGAGCCGCGCGGTGGCCGGACCCGGCGTGTCGAGCTGGTCGCAACCGCTGTCCGGGGACCGGCCAGAGCTGCGGCTGTACGCGACGTACGGGCTGATCCTGGCCACCTTCCTCGGGACCATGGGACTGCCGCATGTGGCGGTCCGCTTCTACACGAGCCCGAACGGCCGGGCCGCGCGGCGCACCACGCTGGTGGTGCTGGGGCTGGTCGGCGTCTTCTACCTGCTGCCACCGGTCTACGGGGCGCTGGGCCGGATCTACGCCCCGGAACTGGCCCTCACCGGGGAGGCGGACGCGGCGGTGCTGGTGCTGCCGGCCCGGATGGTGGGCGGGCTCCTCGGTGAGCTGCTGGGGGCACTGCTGGCGGGGGGCGCGTTCGCGGCGTTCCTTTCGACGGCGTCGGGGCTGACGATGGCGGTGGCCGGAGTGCTGCACCAGGACGTGCTGCCCGCCCGCGGGGTGCGCAGTTTCCGGGTCGCGGTGCTGGTGGCGATCCTGGTGCCGCTGGCCGGGAACGTGGCGGTGACCCAGGTGCCGGTGGCGGACGCGGTGGGGCTGGCCTTCGCGGTGTCGGCGTCCTCGTTCTGTCCGCTGCTGGTGCTGGGGATCTGGTGGCGCGGGCTGACCCCGCCGGGGGCGGTGGCCGGGCTGGTGACCGGGGGCGGGGCGGCGCTCAGCGCGGTGCTGGCGACGCGGGCCGGGCTGGCTCCGGCGGGCTGGGTGAACACGCTGCTGGCGTGGCCGGCGGTGTGGTCGGTACCGCTGGGCTTCCTGACGATGGTGGCGGTGTCGCTGGCCACGCGCGGGCGGATCCCGGTGGGCACGGCGGCGACGCTGGCCCGGCTCCACCTTCCGGAGGATGTGGCGGGGGTGGCCCCGTCGGGTGGTGGCACCTCCTTGGGCGTGCCTGCCGGGAAGGACGGTCCTCGGTGA
- a CDS encoding sensor histidine kinase: MTGALISVLAVVGAALLLGLGWAGGRWQARRGERALGLDLGTPVERATFHTLHTASLAAPPLRAGLTEDAARKAARRLRSLLGTEALCLTDRESVLAWDGPGADHHERRAMARVAVMLESGRSQSVRTECERPDCPLKWAVVAPLTGEDGMLGALVAYGSRESAVLVRAATEVARWVSVQLELSELDRSRTRLMEAEIKALRAQISPHFIFNSLAAIASFVRTDPERARDLLLEFADFTRYSFRRHGEFTTLAEELRSIEQYLALAGARFGERLKLTLQVAPEVLPVALPFLCLQPLVENAVKHGLEDSTEECRITIAARDAGPEALITIEDNGVGMDPALLRRILAGEGAGPSAGIGLPNVDDRLRQVYGDGHGLVIETGVGAGMKITVRIPKYRAGVHSSAPPGRIPRR, encoded by the coding sequence ATGACCGGAGCACTGATCTCCGTGCTGGCCGTGGTCGGCGCCGCGTTGCTCCTGGGACTCGGGTGGGCCGGCGGCCGGTGGCAGGCCCGGCGGGGCGAACGCGCCCTCGGCCTCGACCTCGGCACTCCCGTCGAACGGGCCACCTTCCACACCCTGCACACCGCCTCGCTCGCCGCTCCCCCGCTGCGCGCCGGCCTCACCGAGGACGCCGCCCGCAAGGCGGCCAGGCGCCTGCGCTCCCTCCTCGGCACCGAGGCGCTGTGCCTGACGGACCGCGAGTCCGTCCTCGCCTGGGACGGCCCGGGCGCCGACCACCACGAGCGCCGCGCGATGGCCCGGGTCGCCGTCATGCTGGAGTCGGGGCGCAGCCAGAGCGTGCGGACCGAGTGCGAGCGGCCCGACTGCCCGCTGAAGTGGGCCGTGGTCGCCCCGCTGACCGGCGAGGACGGGATGCTCGGCGCGCTGGTGGCCTACGGCTCGCGGGAGTCGGCGGTGCTGGTGCGGGCCGCGACCGAGGTCGCGCGCTGGGTCTCCGTACAGCTGGAGCTGTCCGAGCTGGACCGTTCGCGGACCCGGCTGATGGAGGCGGAGATCAAGGCGCTGCGCGCGCAGATATCCCCGCACTTCATCTTCAACTCCCTCGCGGCGATCGCCTCGTTCGTGCGTACGGATCCGGAGCGGGCGCGGGACCTGCTGCTGGAGTTCGCGGACTTCACCCGCTACTCCTTCCGCCGGCACGGGGAGTTCACCACGCTGGCCGAGGAGCTGCGCTCCATCGAGCAGTACCTGGCGCTGGCCGGGGCCCGGTTCGGGGAACGGCTCAAGCTGACCCTGCAGGTGGCCCCGGAGGTGCTGCCGGTGGCGCTGCCGTTCCTGTGCCTGCAGCCGCTGGTGGAGAACGCGGTCAAGCACGGGCTGGAGGACTCCACCGAGGAGTGCCGGATCACCATCGCGGCCCGGGACGCGGGTCCGGAGGCACTGATCACCATCGAGGACAACGGCGTCGGGATGGACCCTGCCCTGCTGCGCCGGATCCTGGCCGGGGAGGGGGCGGGCCCCTCCGCCGGCATCGGGCTGCCCAATGTGGACGACCGGCTGCGCCAGGTCTACGGGGACGGCCACGGCCTCGTCATCGAAACGGGTGTCGGCGCGGGCATGAAGATAACTGTGCGGATTCCCAAATACCGTGCAGGAGTGCACAGTTCGGCCCCACCTGGCCGAATTCCCCGGCGCTGA
- a CDS encoding sigma-70 family RNA polymerase sigma factor, whose amino-acid sequence MPATVTPHALARLQREHGKALHGFLLGLTFGDRHRAEDLVQETLFRAWKHPEALESGAHASMRPWLYTVARRVAIDARRARLSRPAEVGPDGLEHSPADEDRTERSVAVLDVRGALRSLSPDHRAVLLQIYFRGASVCEAAEALGVPVGTVKSRTYYALRALRALLPGYDDGHFRP is encoded by the coding sequence ATGCCCGCGACCGTCACCCCGCACGCCCTCGCCCGCCTGCAGCGGGAGCACGGCAAGGCGCTCCACGGTTTCCTCCTCGGCCTCACCTTCGGCGACCGCCACCGCGCCGAGGACCTGGTCCAGGAGACGCTCTTCCGCGCCTGGAAGCACCCGGAGGCCCTGGAGAGCGGCGCCCACGCCTCCATGCGGCCCTGGCTGTACACCGTCGCCCGGCGCGTGGCCATCGACGCCCGCCGGGCCCGCCTGTCACGGCCCGCCGAAGTCGGCCCCGACGGGCTGGAGCACTCGCCGGCCGACGAGGACCGCACCGAACGGTCCGTCGCCGTCCTCGACGTCCGCGGGGCCCTGCGCTCACTCAGCCCCGATCACCGGGCCGTACTCCTGCAGATCTACTTCCGCGGAGCCAGCGTCTGCGAGGCCGCCGAAGCGCTCGGAGTGCCCGTGGGAACGGTCAAATCCCGTACGTACTACGCCCTGCGGGCCCTGCGCGCCCTCCTGCCCGGCTACGATGACGGCCACTTCCGACCGTGA